gtgctacagcCCATTCCAATATGAGCAATGTGTCGAAAGAATAACTAAACAGAGATTTGCCgtcaaaaaaaactaaacagaGATTCACTACGTGATCACAGAAGTTAAAATCTAGGtacataaaaaatcaaaatcaagatGTTAAAAAAACATCTAACATCAATTTTGTcatcaattcaacaacaaacTGCAAGTAAGATGCCACAAACAACCTCCTCCAATCTCAATCTCACAACACTCAACAAATCATAGAAAAAACTCACATCAACAACTATagcttaaaatattattaaattaataaaataccaaCAAATCTAAATTCAATTGATCCCTTACTATAGAGTTGCATATGTCAAAAACACCATCTCCATTTCAGAATGCAATACTATTTAGTtgttaaaagaaattattaaaacgaAAGCAATTAAACTTATTAGGGTATCGGATTATTGTAAGCTCAATATCCAAATTCCGAATAAcgatgaagaaaatgaaatgaaatcgtTTGTGGGGAAAAATTGAAGGGAAAATAATTGAGGCGGAGAGTTTACTGGTGCGTCGATGGATCGAAATACTTACGAGGTGATCGGAGGGATCGGAGAAGGTGAACCACCACGGTGCACGGCCTCCGTCGCCGTAGCAGAGAGATGAgcttcccaattttttttttcccgaaGTGGGGTgtagaatttttttctttttaatatccgtttttttaattaaaaaataaagatgtttggtcaaaataaaaaataaaaactaaaaaactattaaaaataatactcgTAACAATTTAATGTATTTCGATCCAATCAAATATCTTTCATAAAATCCACTCGTTTTGGTCTAGTCATCAGTAGGGCTGTCAAAATGGGTCGGGctatcgggccggcccattaggCCTATATATTTTCACGGGCCGAGCTTCATAAATAGCGGGCTGGGCCTTATCGGGTCAGGCCTTATCGGACCAGACTTtttcatgggccggcccacGGGCTTTTGGGTCGGCCccttaaaaaattttaaaaaaaatgtataaaaaaaacaaactgatattttgattttgaaacaaaaagatatattttttttaagaagaaacaaaaaaaagatattttgaccccttaagtttgttattagtaggataattatcttttaaatttaaaataagttagtttttatcttttttaaatttattttcctATTGTAAGCTTATTTAAAGGCAAACATATTTAGAGTAAATTCAAGTTATAGTTTATCATAAAATTTTGACTAAACTCAAACGAATCctccattatttttttgaactagTCTAATCCTCCATTGTTAAATCATAAATCTCAATTGAAGGATTGTTTCCATTGTTGAAGACTTGAAGGTAAATTTCAtccttctctttatttttttgttgttgattcctTACATTCCCAATTTGAAGGATTTTTTAGTTGTTGTATGATCTTTAAATTCTTTTTCAGTTTGGATGGtatcaaaaataatattttatgtgtGGATATATTGGATACTCTTTAGGTAGTTGCAATCATGGACTCATggttaaaaaatagtaaattaatagaGAATAACATAGCCGATTGTCCGTAGAGACAACCAAAGagcaatattttataaaaagttgtaaattaattttaagttaAGAGCAAATAAATAATGTTGATTTCAGAATCTAAGTAACACAATTTGCTAATTTTCTCGgtaataatattaatagtaCACCCTTTTGATCCTAGAAAACTGAGCTAACGGTAATAACTGTAAAAATCATGAATCCTTTTGACTATATATTATAGCTAGCTAGGAAcatgttttaattaattttacaaatagcCACATTTGAATTGAACCTTTCATGCATATCAATTGTCATGTGTTGATTTATAATTTGtgcttttttacttttaaattgaTGATGCAAAACGAACTTGGGACGTGTAACTATATGTTAGTGGCATGTATGAAGTTAAGCAAGTATAGTCAAGCCTAATCCTTTAAAAAGTCAAATGTGACTCTTGCCAAAAAGATACCTAAGCTAGCTAAGTCATGTATTCAAAGTAAAGATGTTAATCTTTGGATGTAACGAATAAAGTGGACTCTAAAACGAACCGATAAAATTCAAATCTCAAGAGCATGGATTCTAATGAACCTGTTGTTTCTTTCTTGTGTATAACTTATAAGTACTTCTCGTTCTTAccttttataatataataatcttaatgatcaatttatttttattgtgtttgtaATGTAGTCATGGATGATTTTGATACAACTTTCCAAGCTATTGACGAAGATGATTTGGTAATGTTAGAATCTCCTCTAGTTGCTAATACGAAAAATGTAATTGAGGGAGActcttttgaaataaaaaataagaaaaaaagggCAAGGCGATCTCCAGTTTGGAAACATTTTACAAGGATCGGTAAAGTTGATGGGGGAGAAAAATGTACATGTAATATTTGTCATGGTATGTATACATGTGGTGGTGGCACTGGTCACTTAAAGTGCCATATTCTTGCTTGTCATAAAGTTCCAGACAATCATGATGAGGGACTCAAGTTGGATGACGAAGAAACATTATTGAAGAAGTGGCAATTTGATAATAAGGCCTACAGAGATTCACTTGCTAGAAGCATCATAAGACATGATCTTCCATTTAGCTACGCCGAGTATGATGCGGTTTTGGTTACAAACAAGATATTGAATCCTGATTTTGTTCTCATTTGTAGAAACACTGCAAAAACCGATTGCATGAGTGTGTTTTCAAGTGAAAAGGAAAGGCTAAAGAGTGTGTTAGCATCCATTCCAGGTAGAGTTTGTCTAACTTCTGATGTATGGACAGCTGTAACAACACAAGGTTATATGATTGTCACTGCTCATTATGTTGATCAAGATTGGAAGTTAAATAGTAAATTGCTTTCATTTTGTCACTTGGATAGTGCACATACAGGGGTTGAATTATCTGGAAAATTGTTTGGTGCTCTTAAGGATTGGGGAATAgatcataaaatattttcactcACATTGGACAATGCATCTTCAAATGATAGCATgataaaaattttgaaacagAGGCTTAATTTGCAAGATGCAttgttatgtcaaaaaaaaaaatctgctaaaaaataaaataaaattaatgggCCGGCCCATCGGGCCATGTAGGCTTTTATTTATCGGGCCGGACATAACGGGCGGGGCCAGGCCAGACCCTTTAAATGTCCGGGCCCCCCCGAGCCGGGCCGGGCGGGACCAGGCCGGcccatttgacagctctagtcaTGAGGAATTTAAGTAGTATTTTATAGGTCTTAGGTTTGATTcacaactcattgtaaacaaaaaaaaaaatcttttgtcaaaactagagctgtcaaatgggCCGGCCTGGTCTAGCCCGGCTCGGGGGGCCCCGGACATTTAAAGGGCCTGGCCCGGCCCGTTAACATTATGGCCCGGCCCGTTATGTCCGGCCCGATAAACAAAAGTCTACATGGCCCGATGGGCCGGcccattaattttattttattttttagcagatttttttttttgacataacaaTGCATCTTGCAAATTAAGCCTctgtttcaaaatttttatcATGCTATCATTTGAAGATGCATTGTCCAATgtgagtaaaaatattttatgatcTATTCCCCAATCCTTAAGAGCACCAAACAATTTTCCAGATAATTCAACCCCTGTATGTGCACTATCCAAGTGACAAAATGAAAGCAATTTACTATTTAACTTCCAATCTTGATCAACATAATGAGCAGTGACAGTCATATAACCTTGTGTTGTTACAGCTGTCCATACATCAGAAGTTAGACAAACTCTACCTGGAATGGATGCTAACACACTCTTTAGCCTTTCCTTTTCACTTGAAAACACACTCATGCAATCGGTTTTTGCAGTGTTTCTACAAATGAGAACAAAATCAGGATTCAATATCTTATTTGTAACCAAAACTGCATCATACTCGACGTAGCTAAATGGAAGATCATGTCTTATGATGCTTCTAGCAAGTGAATCTCTGTAAGCCTTATTATCAAATTGCCACTTCTTCAATAATGTTTCTTCGTCATCCAACTTGAGTCCCTCATCATGATTGTCTGGAACTTTATGACAAGCAAGAATATGGCGCTTTAAGTGACCAGTGCCACCACCACATGTATACATAACATGACAACTATTACATGTACATTTTTCTCCCCCATCAACTTTACCGATCCTTGTAAAATGTTTCCAAACTGGAGATCGCCTTGccctttttttcttattttttatttcaacagAGTCTCCCTCAATTACATTTTTCGTATTAGCAACTAGAGGAGATTCTAACATTACCAAATCATCTTCGTCAATAGCTTGGAAAGTTGTATCAAAATCATCCATGACTACATtacaaacacaataaaaataaattgatcattaagattattatattataaaaggTAAGAACGAGAAGTACTTATAAGTTATACACAAGAAAGAAACAACAGGTTCATTAGAATCCATGCTCTTGAGATTTGAATTTTATCGGTTCGTCTTAGAGTCCACTTTATTCGTTACATCCAAAGATTAACATCTTTACTTTGAATACATGACTTAGCTAGCTTAGGTATCTTTTTGGCAAGAGTCACATTTGACTTTTTAAAGGATTAGGCTTGACTATACTTGCTTAACTTCATACATGCCACTAACATATAGTTACACGTCCCAAGTTCGTTTTGCATCAtcaatttaaaagtaaaatagcACAAATTATAAATCAACACATGACAATTGATATGCATGAAAGGTTCAATTCAAATGTGgctatttgtaaaattaattaaaacatgTTCCTAGCTagctatatataatatatagtcAAAAGGATTCATGATTTTTACAGTTATTACCGTTAGCTCAGTTTTCTAGGATCAAAAGGGTGtactattaatattattacCGAGAAAATTAGCAAGT
This genomic interval from Trifolium pratense cultivar HEN17-A07 linkage group LG6, ARS_RC_1.1, whole genome shotgun sequence contains the following:
- the LOC123891762 gene encoding zinc finger BED domain-containing protein DAYSLEEPER-like, coding for MDDFDTTFQAIDEDDLVMLESPLVANTKNVIEGDSVEIKNKKKRARRSPVWKHFTRIGKVDGGEKCTCNSCHVMYTCGGGTGHLKRHILACHKVPDNHDEGLKLDDEETLLKKWQFDNKAYRDSLARSIIRHDLPFSYVEYDAVLVTNKILNPDFVLICRNTAKTDCMSVFSSEKERLKSVLASIPGRVCLTSDVWTAVTTQVHIQGLNYLENCLVLLRIGE